The nucleotide window TCCCCTCAGTAATATCATCAAATGGAGTATAGTTGTTGCTTGGCAATTTTCCGGATGTAATTATTTTATAAATTGAATAAAACACGACAGACAGGACAATGGCGGTTAAAATATATCCCATAATTCCCCAGCCTCCTTTTCACCATTATACCCTGAAAATTGAATTTTGAGATTCCTTTTAAATGGCGTTTCTAATGTTCTATGCTAATATGAAAATATACATAGTAATAGGAGTTGAAAGACATGAAAAACGAGATCATCGAAAGATTTACATCTTATGTAAAAGTAGACACACAGTCCAATGAAAACAGTGAAACCACTCCATCCACAGAAGGACAGCTTAACCTTGCCAACATGCTTGTCGAGGAATTACAAACGATTGGAATGTCAGAAGTGACGATTGATGAGAATGGTTATGTGATGGCGACACTTCCTTCCAATACCGATAAAGAAGTGCCAACTATTGGCTTTCTTGCCCACATTGATACGGCCACTGATTTTACCGGCAAAAATGTCAATCCGCAAGTTGTAGAAAACTTCGATGGAAATCAAATCATCCTGAATAAGGAACAGAATATCATCCTGTCTCCTGCAGATTTTCCAGAGTTGCCTCAATATAAAGGGCATACTTTGATCACCACTGATGGAACCACGCTGCTTGGAGCTGACAATAAAGCCGGAATCGCAGAAATCATGACGGCTATGGCTTATTTAATCAATCACCCGGAAATCAAACATGGCAAAATCCGTGTCGCTTTCACTCCGGATGAGGAAATTGGCAAAGGCCCTCATAAATTTGATGTGAAAGCATTCAATGCAAAATTCGCCTATACCGTTGACGGCGGCCCGCTTGGCGAGCTGGAGTATGAAAGCTTTAACGCAGCCAACGCTACAGTGACAATTAAAGGAAAGAATGTCCATCCCGGCACGGCGAAGGGCAAAATGGTGAACTCCGCAAAAATCGCGATGGAATTCAACAGCAAGTTTCCTGCCGAAGAAGCGCCTGAGCACACAGATGGTTATGAAGGTTTCTTCCACCTCAGCTCGATTGAAGGAGGTGTCGAGGAAACGACGATGAGCTATATCATCCGTGATTTTGACCGTGACAGCTTCCAGGCCCGCAAGGAATTGATGCATAAAATCACCAATGAAATGAAGCATACTTACGGCGAAACCCGCGTTGAACTTGAAATGTACGACGAATACTACAATATGAAGGATAAAATCGAGCCGGTAAAAGAAATTGTCGACATCGCATACGAAGCGATGGAAAACCTCGGCATCAAGCCGATCGTCAAGCCAATCCGCGGTGGCACAGACGGCTCACAGCTTAGCTATATGGGATTGCCGACACCGAATATTTTTACAGGCGGAGAATTTCCACGGAAGGTTTGAATATGTCTCTGTGGACACTATGTTGAAATCCGTTGAAACAATTGTAGAGATTGCCAAACTTTATGAAGCGAAAGCTTAATGAATAACAACAAGAAGCCAGATTCCTGACTATGACGGAGTCCGGCTTTTTTTTTACTCATATCATTGGTGGTTTTTAAATACATTTTTATGTTGACGTCTCCTTGGAAAGTGCCCCGATGACCGACCTAAACCCAAATCCGCCTCAAGCCCTATCCAGATTTAAATCGGAGGTGCATTGGGAATAAGATTGACCTGCCTTACTATGAATATAGAATGAGATTGAGAGGGGATTTTTAAGGTGAAAAAGGTAATGATGATTTTCTTGTTAATTACTGGGGCTTATATTGCTTGGAATTACTTCTTCAATGGCGACGGAATGAACTTTGCCAGGGCGGAACACTCGGTTAAGGTAACAGATAAAACGGAAAAAATCCTGATTGATGTTTCCAGTGTACAGACGAAAATTGTGCCAGAGGACATTCAAGATGTCCGCGCTGAATTGAAAGGCAAAGGTACGGTAAATGTTACGCGGCATGGTCATGAAATAAAGGTCACCGTAAAAAGGAAAGGCTTCTTCTGGTTCAACTCGTTTGAGATGGATAAAACAACTTTGACAGTTTATATTCCTGAAGACTATGAAAAGAATATGGAAATCGAGCTCGGTTCAGGCGAGGTAGTATTCAAAGGTCATTCCACTGATAATCCCGTGAAGCTTAAAGAACTTGCGATTGATGTCGGATCAGGAAGCATGGTCCTGGAAAACCTGGATGTTGAAGCACTTGAACACAAAAGTTCATCAGGCGAAGTGGAGATCAACTCAATAGCTGCTGGCACTGGTTCATTTGAAGTCAGCTCCGGAAGCGTCCATGTCAAAAACTACTCAGGCAAGCTTGAAGCAGACGTGTCATCTGGTGAGCTGGAAATCCAGATGGATTCATTGACAGATGACATAAACTTAAATGTCAGCTCAGGAGATATCGATCTGGATTTGCCAGATGATGCTGATTTTAAGTTGAACGGAAAAATAAGCAGCGGCAACATCTCAACTGATTTCCCGCTTGAAAACAAAGAGGAATCAGACAACCGCCTTCGCGGCGAACATGGAAGCGGGAAATACGAAATCAATGCTGATGTCTCAAGCGGCGATATTGAAATTTTCTAAAGTAATGAATTGGCGAACTGGTTATTTCCGGTTCGCCATTTTGTTTGGTTTTATCAACATTAAAATTGCGAACTTCGAGAAAAAGCACCTCTGCCAATTATTGAACTGGAAAAAATCATGGATAATTTCCAATTCGCTATAAAAAATCCATTTTCGCTATAATAATGAGAATTTCGCTATAAAATTGTCAGTATCGCTATAAAATTGAAATTTTCGCTATAAAACAAAGATACTCGCTATAAAATCTTGTTTTATCCTTCTTCCATAGATTTATCTGCTCAAAAAAAAGCATCTTTATATCAAAACCAGCCTTAATATCCTTTGTTTTTACCGTTTGTTCAATTAAACTAAGTGCAAACACTTCCTGAGGAGCATATTATATTCAAATTACTCATTACGATGCTGGAACTGCTCGGTATCATTGTGACGATTGCTTTCCTTTTAACGAGGTTCCACTTTTTTCGGGGATTAATTTATCATGATTACCTATACCGGCGACAGCAATATATTGCGATTGTATTCTTTGGATTTATTATGCTGAAAAGCCTCTGGCGTTTTTTAATAGATTTTCGCTTTTTCCTTCCCGTTCATCACTCGAAAAGCACCTGCAATTAGGGCTTTCATTTCTGCTTCACCAGGCAGCACGAAAACTTTTCCTAGAAAACTGATTTTCTCCTGGATCAATCCTACAATCATTTGTGAATGGGCGATTCCCCCGGTAAGAATGATTCCATCAATCTTCCCTTCCTGTACGGTGGCTATCGCGCCAATCTCTTTACCGATTTGATGTACCATCGCCCTTAATATAACTGCAGCTTCCTCTTCACCATCCAGTACGCGCTGTTCAACTTCAATGACATTCTTAGTGCCAAGATAAGAATAAATCCCACCCTGTTTTGTCATCCGTTGAAGCAACTCTTTTTCCGTATACTTTCCCGAAAAACAAAGCTGGACAAGCTGTTTTGCCGGAAGCCCGCCTGCCCGTTCAGGAGAGAATGGTCCCTCATTTTCGGCATTATTGACGTCTATGATCC belongs to Mesobacillus subterraneus and includes:
- the liaG gene encoding LiaG family protein, whose translation is MKKVMMIFLLITGAYIAWNYFFNGDGMNFARAEHSVKVTDKTEKILIDVSSVQTKIVPEDIQDVRAELKGKGTVNVTRHGHEIKVTVKRKGFFWFNSFEMDKTTLTVYIPEDYEKNMEIELGSGEVVFKGHSTDNPVKLKELAIDVGSGSMVLENLDVEALEHKSSSGEVEINSIAAGTGSFEVSSGSVHVKNYSGKLEADVSSGELEIQMDSLTDDINLNVSSGDIDLDLPDDADFKLNGKISSGNISTDFPLENKEESDNRLRGEHGSGKYEINADVSSGDIEIF